From Chiloscyllium punctatum isolate Juve2018m chromosome 36, sChiPun1.3, whole genome shotgun sequence, the proteins below share one genomic window:
- the LOC140460204 gene encoding uncharacterized protein has translation MSKRQRNHPRERRWKCEDCGKGFLYPSQLKTHQRSHTGESLWKCGDCGRGFLYPSELETHQRSHTGEKPFTCSDCGMGFSQSSHLRIHQRVHTGERPFTCSVCGKAFSQSSDLRIHQRVHTGERPFTCSDCGKGFTSSSSLLKHQRIHTGERPFTCSECGKGFNYTSKLLIHQRIHTGEKPFTCPECGKGFNRSCNLQIHQRIHTGERPFTCSDCGKAFNCSSRLLIHQRVHTRETPFSCPD, from the coding sequence ATGTCCAAACGCCAGCGCAATCACCCGCGGGAGAGACGGTGGAAATGTGAGGATTGTGGGAAGGGATTTCTTTACCCATCCCAGCTGAAAACTCACCAACGCAGCCACACTGGGGAGAGCctgtggaaatgtggggattGTGGGCGGGGATTTCTTTACCCATCAGAACTGGAAACTCACCAACGCAgccacactggggagaaaccattcacctgctctgattGTGGGATGGGATTCAGTCAGTCATCCCACTTGCGAAtacaccagcgggttcacactggggagagaccattcacctgctccgTGTGCGGGAAAGCGTTCTCTCAGTCGTCTGACCTGCGGATCCACCAGCgcgttcacactggggagaggccgttcacttgctccgactgtgggaaaggattcacttcTTCTTCCAGCCTGCTGAAGCATCAACgaattcacactggggagaggccattcacctgttcTGAATGTGGGAAAGGGTTCAACTACACGTCTAAACTACTGATACACCAGCggattcacactggggagaaaccattcacctGTCCTgaatgtgggaaaggattcaatCGCTCCTGTAATCTGCAGATACACCAGCgcattcacaccggggagagaccattcacgtGTTCGGATTGTGGGAAAGCATTCAATTGCTCATCGAGACTGCTGATACACCAGCGAGTCCATACCAGAGAGACACCATTCAGCTGccctgattga